A genomic region of Pseudomonadota bacterium contains the following coding sequences:
- a CDS encoding type 1 glutamine amidotransferase: MRFLVFQHIDIEHPGIFRDLMTEAGIAWDAVELDEGEPIPSLDSYDALMVMGGPMDVFDEDELPWLIPEKAAIREAVRERGMPYFGFCLGHQLLADALGGKCERMPVPEVGIMDVSLTDAGKTDALMHGIPETFKALQWHGVAVTEMPDGGIALAQSPICAVQAQRIGDVAFGIQYHVEMTDKTVQEWGAVPAYQESLEKTLGAGALDRFDQECSANMGDFNNASRQLFDNFLGEIKAHGRHVA; this comes from the coding sequence ATGCGCTTCCTGGTTTTTCAGCATATCGACATCGAGCACCCCGGCATCTTCCGTGACCTGATGACGGAGGCCGGAATCGCATGGGACGCGGTCGAGCTGGACGAAGGAGAGCCGATCCCGTCGCTCGACAGCTATGACGCGTTGATGGTCATGGGTGGGCCGATGGATGTCTTCGACGAAGACGAACTGCCATGGCTGATCCCGGAAAAAGCGGCGATCCGCGAAGCCGTGCGCGAACGTGGCATGCCCTACTTCGGATTCTGTTTAGGCCATCAGTTGCTGGCCGATGCGTTGGGCGGCAAGTGCGAGCGCATGCCGGTGCCGGAGGTCGGCATCATGGACGTGTCGCTGACCGATGCCGGCAAAACCGACGCGTTGATGCATGGCATCCCCGAGACGTTCAAGGCACTGCAATGGCACGGTGTCGCCGTGACAGAAATGCCGGATGGTGGCATTGCCTTGGCGCAGTCACCGATATGCGCGGTGCAGGCGCAACGCATCGGCGACGTGGCATTCGGCATTCAGTACCATGTCGAGATGACCGACAAGACTGTTCAGGAGTGGGGCGCGGTGCCGGCATATCAGGAGTCGCTGGAGAAGACCTTGGGCGCAGGTGCGCTCGATCGATTTGACCAGGAGTGCAGCGCCAACATGGGCGACTTCAACAACGCTTCGCGCCAGCTGTTCGACAACTTCCTGG